The following are encoded together in the Babylonia areolata isolate BAREFJ2019XMU chromosome 18, ASM4173473v1, whole genome shotgun sequence genome:
- the LOC143292421 gene encoding uncharacterized protein LOC143292421 isoform X7, which produces MLIKKPKEAARKMLKSHSLSNLSVSDPQLYRQFNGLPLSAVHHPPPALTTGHHKGKRSSDEHSVTSTDTERSEPRRRYVSSKGKENFKQQQQQQQQQQHRRSQPDPHKPPDYYHSDSSSSSLASEYRNVPRRDRERDRDRDSRRRGDLRYSSIPEDAHEINNNINGGGVGGVGGKEGVSMYHSCHDLSFASQTSSANTSTYSRGQGQGQVKPGHNHPHHPHPHHPHPSDQIASDQMYGGRGQRGPPDLVTPTVHDPGDLEDAARSRSMGNLTTGLATFSLVGQRKADSMLDLPSSSSYSSAPPPPHPSSSSRHGPPPPPPPSSSGSSQAARHRSEGTGGAPPYPDHLRSPDPGAGYVRSPRHSYPESGRTPRRRSEDDEVFFSPLPGAPPPPRHHHASSNGFHNGMTTTTNSNNNNNNHHYHEPHKSHHHHHHHNQQADSAAPSGRPQHPPQQHRNGHAATYHSGSSSSTSREQTPQGDVPPPKPKRSLPHVPLNETSERIKRFTEMMRSRMSVCSSSGSRSTANSAMSQQTPTTPHTPPSRQASFTTDNGSDCEVSTLLEARHKDAAAAATASSSSLQRLPQEADLMQQYHHHHQPSRNVRGKDAGGGGAEERGARPQPHSARQAARSQGTPSQLPYGGDATFTSSHSHSSTMDSGYTTNTEGDGDSTANSIHHPHQSQQPPHPHNPHNPHHVLSPPYHPPPPPPQYPHHSHPNHHHPHHHPQHHHQQVDEASPRVVPAPRSLSLAAARKFSSMQNVSTGHVQHAHGPPPPPAPHSGRPTHPAEWGGGGAGRNQAGAPPPPSSHSSKGPAPMRAHHPADPKAEHQRRSWDLAHNFKSLDFMPVTDSNAQRTGRAQGIEDLVVKPQAVSLNSLGGRGKPPQEAASPRRAESQRREGGQGRRGSFHDAMQQQQQQHVDNGAHLPTSDNTTTTTNHTLPGHWKVNNNGNNVNNTHNNNNNNNTKPITRNSNSNSNAPLTLPKTNSNIHNNSHNNNGDAVNTTPTLFQLSQNFNLCSAKLFLPGDLSLGKLLSLTSVQVALPSDLGSPTAQSPQGRCARLGGPGSAFRPVRSGSVGGGHVTVEMVGVGALEQPRCQQLCVLGEVRVGDVLVEVNGRQCVGMAGTTLQGLLDATMGEVTLTIARRKEEKDDSRVQQLESSLHSLQVEVQRMREELSKKDARIRELSTMLPWKRGEEGVVGGDGGGVVLGAAEEGAFVIGDNEFVV; this is translated from the exons ATGCTCATCAAGAAACCCAAGGAGGCCGCCAGAAAG atgCTGAAGAGTCACTCGCTGTCCAACCTGAGTGTGTCGGACCCACAGCTGTACCGACAGTTCAACGGGCTGCCTCTGTCCGCTGtgcaccaccctccccccgccctcaccaCTGGTCACCACAAg GGCAAGCGGTCCTCCGACGAGCACTCCGTCACCTCCACGGACACAGAGCGCTCCGAACCACGTCGCCGCTACGTCAGCTCCAAGGGCAAGGAGAACttcaagcagcagcaacagcagcagcagcagcagcaacatcgccGATCCCAGCCCGATCCTCACAAGCCCCCAGACTACTATCACTCGGACTCATCCTCCTCGTCCCTCGCGTCGGAGTACCGCAACGTGCCGCGTCGGGATCGCGAGCGGGATCGGGATCGGGACTCGCGCCGGAGAGGGGATCTGAGGTACTCGTCCATCCCCGAGGATGCGCACGAGatcaataacaacatcaatggtggtggtgttggaggggtggggggcaaggagggggtgTCCATGTACCACAGCTGTCACGACCTGTCCTTTGCTTCCCAGACCAGCTCCGCCAACACCTCCACTTACAGCcgaggtcaaggtcagggtcaggtCAAGCCGGgtcacaaccacccccaccatccccatccccaccacccacacccctcggACCAGATCGCCAGTGACCAGATGTATGGGGGGCGGGGTCAGCGTGGCCCCCCTGACCTGGTGACCCCCACGGTGCACGACCCGGGCGACCTGGAGGACGCGGCCAGGTCAAGGTCAATGGGCAACCTGACCACGGGGCTGGCGACCTTCTCGTTGGTGGGTCAGCGCAAGGCGGACAGCATGCTGGACTTGCCGTCGTCATCCTCCTACTCTTcggcccctcctcccccacacccctcctcctcctcccgtcacggacccccaccaccaccaccaccgtcctccTCAGGCTCCTCTCAGGCCGCCAGACACCGGagtgaggggacagggggggcgcCTCCTTACCCGGACCACCTCCGGTCCCCAGACCCAGGGGCGGGCTACGTCCGGTCCCCGAGGCACAGCTACCCGGAGAGCGGGCGGACGCCCAGGAGACGCAGCGAGGATGACGAGgtcttcttctcccctcttccgggagctcctcctcctcctcggcacCACCACGCCTCCTCCAACGGGTTCCACAACggcatgaccaccaccaccaactccaacaacaacaacaacaaccaccactaccacgagcCACACaagtctcaccaccaccaccaccaccacaaccaacaggcTGATTCGGCGGCGCCCAGCGGAAGACCTCAGCATCCTCCTCAACAGCATCGGAACGGACACGCCGCCACCTACCACAGCGGCAGCTCCTCCAGCACATCGCGGGAGCAGACGCCTCAAGGAGACGTCCCTCCGCCCAAGCCCAAGCGGAGTCTGCCGCACGTGCCTCTGAACGAGACGTCGGAGAGGATCAAGCGATTCACGGAGATGATGAG GTCCAGGATGTCGGtgtgcagcagcagcggcagcaggagCACGGCCAACTCGGCCATGTCGCAGcagacccccaccaccccccacacgcccccgtCCCGCCAGGCCTCGTTCACCACGGACAACGGGTCGGACTGCGAGGTGTCCACGCTGCTCGAAGCCCGCCACAAGGACGCGGCGGCGGCGGCAACAGCATCGTCTTCATCGTTGCAGAGACTTCCCCAGGAAGCGGACCTCATGCAGcagtaccatcaccaccaccagccgtCCCGGAACGTGAGGGGAAAGGATGCCGGTGGAGGGGGTGCAGAGGAGAGGGGGGCCCGGCCTCAGCCCCATTCTGCCCGACAGGCGGCCCGCTCACAGGGCACTCCCAGCCAGCTGCCGTATGGAGGGGACGCGACTTTCACCTCCTCCCACAGCCACTCCAGCACCATGGACTCGGGATACACCACCAACACGGAGGGCGATGGTGACTCCACGGCTAACagcatccaccacccccaccagtcccaacagccccctcatccccacaacccccacaaccctcaccacGTCCTCAGCCCCCCTtaccacccgccccctcctccaccgcagtacccccaccactcccaccccaaccatcaccaccctcatcatcatccgcagcatcatcatcaacaggtgGATGAGGCCTCTCCCCGTGTTGTCCCGGCGCCCCGCAGTCTGTCCCTGGCGGCGGCCCGCAAGTTCAGCAGCATGCAGAACGTCAGCACAGGGCACGTGCAGCACGCTCacggacctcctcctcctcctgccccccactcAGGACGTCCAACCCACCCTgcggagtggggaggaggaggagcgggcaGGAACCAGGCGGGTGCCCCGCCACCCCCTTCTTCTCACTCCTCCAAAGGCCCCGCCCCCATGCGGGCTCACCACCCAGCAGACCCCAAGGCGGAGCACCAGAGGAGGAGCTGGGACCTGGCTCACAACTTCAAGTCTCTGGACTTCATGCCCGTGACAGACAGCAACGCCCAGAGGACCGGCCGTGCCCAGGGGATTGAGGACCTCGTGGTGAAGCCCCAGGCCGTGTCCCTCAACTCTCTGGGCGGGAGAGGGAAACCACCGCAGGAGGCCGCGTCTCCACGAAGAGCGGAATCCCAGCGTCGGGAAGGTGGGCAGGGGAGACGGGGCAGCTTCCATGACgccatgcagcagcagcagcagcagcacgtaGACAATGGTGCCCACCTACCGACTTCagacaataccaccaccaccactaaccacaccTTGCCAGGCCACTGGAAAGTTAACAATAATggcaacaacgtcaacaacacccacaacaacaacaacaacaacaacaccaaacccatcaccagaaacagcaacagcaacagcaacgcaCCACTCACACTGCCAAAGACCAACAGCAACATCCATAACAATAGCCACAACAACAACGGGGACGCTGTGAACACCACGCCCACTTTATTCCAGCTGTCCCAGAACTTCAACCTGTGTTCAGCCAAACTGTTCCTTCCTGGAGACCTCTCCCTGGGCAAGCTGCTGTCCCTGACCTCTGTGCAGGTCGCTCTGCCGTCGGATCTGGGATCCCCGACAGCGCAGTCCCCGCAGGGCCGCTGTGCCAGGCTGGGGGGTCCGGGCAGTGCCTTCAGGCCCGTGAGGTCGGGGAGCGTGGGAGGGGGCCACGTGACggtggagatggtgggggtgggggccctgGAGCAGCCGCGGTGCCAGCAgctgtgtgtgctgggggaggtGCGCGTGGGCGATGTCCTGGTGGAG gtgaacgGGCGGCAGTGTGTGGGCATGGCGGGGACTACTCTGCAGGGTCTGCTGGACGCCACGATGGGGGAAGTCACGCTGACCATTGCCCGCCGAAAAGAAGAGAAggatgat AGCCGGGTCCAGCAACTGGAGAGCAGCCTTCACAGCCTGCAAGTGGAGGTGCAGCGCATGAGAGAGGAGCTGTCCAAGAAGGATGCGCGCATACGGGAGCTCTCCACCATGCTGCCCTGGAAGCGGGGCGaggagggagtggtgggtggtgacggggGCGGCGTGGTGCTGGGGGCGGCGGAAGAGGGGGCCTTTGTGATCGGTGACAACGAGTttgtggtgtga